CTAGCCCGTCCAGTAgcacgggttgacgactagtTTCTTTAATTAGGATTTACTGTTTCCGCAAAAAAGGATTTATTGAACTCTCAAAAAAATTCGGTAGATTAATTTTGTCCTCAGATGATGGCAAACACAGATGCTCACATAAACGCGAATACAGTAATCCCTATAAAGAAGCGACTGATCTGGTAGCCATTGAGATTGATGAAGACACCACAGACAAATCACTACTGAGGTGAACGTAGCCTCACACCAAAAGAGTATCCCCCTCAATAAGACACGCATGGTGTTAAACTAGGGGTTTGATCCCTGGTGTGGCACTGGTTGGTTCTCATAATGTTGGTTCTTCAACTGTTGAACATCTTCTTTATTTCCAATTGTGATTTTGCTCATGCCATGAGACGAATCTTATAGGGTGGCATCTAACTTACATCCTCCAGGAGCATTGGTAATGTGTCTGTTAATTGACCGAAAAGAGTAAATACTTCCGCAATTTCAGGGAATTAGGGGCATGACAAAAATCATGTTTTATCTAACCAACGAAATGTGGGTTATGTGCAACAAGGTTACCGTTGAATTAGAAAAAAGTTTTCAGCGGTATAACCAGAAGTCATGTAAATTACAAATTATTGATCTAATTGATGGTTAAAATTAAATCTCGAAATGTGGTCACACCTTATTcatgggaatggaggaagtaaGAAGTTGAGTGCCCCTATATATGTTCCCCAATGCGGCTTTATTATAGGACTAATGTGGTGTTTTAATAGCATGGAAATTAATTCTTTTTTTCCAAGAACAAACAACGCAGCGTGAAAATTAATCCTTTGGTGCAGGCAAATAATTGATCTCGACAAATATTGCCAAATACTCCCTAGTATGTCTTTAAAATTGCACAGAGAACCTAATGAAGTATAGGTATTACCGTACTTATAAAAAAGGATATTACAATAACCCGCAAAAAAGGGATATTACTATACTCCATGTTGTACAATTAGCCGTTGGCCACATGGCCTTGGCGGGAGACACAAGACTTGGATGTGTGTTCCTTAGCAACGTGAACCGTGATGCGCATCTGGCATGACCTGCAAGGCACGGTGGCTCACCAGCGCAATTAAGGATGTGCGCGTCCAGATCTCGGGGCTTGGTGACGTATGTTCATTGCCAGATAGGACAGTTTTGCCTGCTGGCACTACGAGGTGCATAGGTGGTTATTTAAGGGTGGTGATTAGCTGGTGCTTGTCCCCCATGGCATGCAAAGAGCTCCTACGATGACGACGATAATATTAGTATAATCTGGGTTTCGTTAAGTATGGTGATTAGTTGTGGCTTATTTCCCCGCGACCATGCAAGGATCTCCTATGATAATTAGGATAATATAGTATCATCTGCATTGAGAGATAGACAGGGAGTGTGGGCGCGCACGGATTGAATGTAGATCTCCAGGTTAATTTGAAGGTCGGATCCGCAAGGAGAAGAAGAGAAGGGTGATAACAGGCAGCATCTCGACGGGTGGGGCGATGCTTCCCTATCCAAGTGGACTATATACATAACGCGGCAGCAGCCATCGTTGAACTCGGGTCGTGCAGTGGCATTGCCGTCACCGAAATGATTGGAATTCTCATGATTTTCCATTGTTAATGGAACCGCGGCGATGCCTTGTTCTCCTAAAAAACTCTCATGATTTGCAAGAGTTGACAAATTTTATGTAGCGATTTAAACGGGGCCTGATGGAAAGCGTGGAGACATCAACTAGTTAAGGTGGCCAATCGAGCAGCCTCTAATAAATAGGATCATATATTTGTTTAAGGCAACTAGGAATACTACTCGGCTCGATTCAGTAGCAGCCACACACAGAGATTCTTGCTAACGAGACACTCGTGCGGGTTAAGTTGTTCCCAACTTTCAAACCCAATTAGCTGGGCAGCTACCCAGCAATGGTACACTTTGCTGATACTTGATAGATAGAGCAATGCACGTACAGGAGAGTACGTCATAGAGATAGGGAGAGCAATGCTGATACTTGATATTTAAGTTGTTAAATATTTTTTCTTTTCCGTTGCGATTTGGATCACACCATACATTGGTCGAGGTTGTGACCCTTATATTTGCCAATGTGGCTTTACGAATTGTGGTGCTTATCATAGCAGGAATAAGAAGTATACGGGGAAAAAAATCAGGTCTGGACAAAACTTGCCAAAATGTCCTGTACAACACAGTGTTAAAACTTGCCAAACTGTACTCCATGTTGTACATTTGGCCGTTGGCCACTTGACCTTTGCGGGAGACACAGGACATGGATGTGTGTTTCATGGCAACATGAACCGCGATGTGCAGCTGGCGCCTGCGTACACGGTGACAGGACATGATTAGTGAGGCATGGCGGCTTACCCGCGTAGTTAGGGACGCGCGTGTCCAGATCTCGAGGTTGTGCGGCTGCCCTATGTGAATTTCCTACTGGGGCTACGAGTTTCATAGGTGGTTAATATAAGTGTGGAGTAGTTGTGGCTTTCCCCCCTCACCAAGCGAGGAACTCCTATGATAACGATGGTAAAATAGTATCATCTGGGTTGCGAACAGGACAGGAGTGTGGGTGCGCACGAATTGAATTTAGATCCAATGGTTAATATAGTATCATCTAGGCTGCGAAAGAAAGAGGATGCAATATTGTTTAAACTAGATTTTGaaaaagcctatgacaaaattaACTAAATTTCTTGTACTTCGTTATGGAAAAGAAAGGTTTCTCTTCCAAATTTATTAGTTGGGTTATGCAGACAGTAAAGAAAGGTAAAGTAGAAGTCATGGCCAATCACTAAATTGGGCCTGTATTGAGAACAAAAAAGGGCATGAGGCAGGCAGACCCCTTGTCCCAAATTCTTCTTAACATTGTCATTGATATTCATAACTTGATTTTGGTGAAAACTAAAAATTTAGTCCTTATCCGTGGCTTAGTAAACAATTTGATCCCTAATGGTATTAGCATGTTAGAATATGCCGACGATACTATTTTCATGTCTAAAGATAATTGAGAATGTGCTAGATATTTAAAGCTTATCCTATGTTTGTTCGAGCAATTGTCTCAACTAAAGGGTGAATTTTCATATGAGTGAGGTGTTCTGTTTCGGTGAATCTAAGATTAAACAGGAAAGTTATTTGACTATTTTCACTTGTGGTGTAGGAAAAAATCTTTTTAAATATCTATGAATTCCTATGAGTCGTGTCAGGTTGTGTAATAGTGATTGGAATTGTCCTAAATAGAAGATGGGGAAAAAGTTAAGCCTATGGAAACGTAGGAACAGATCCTATGGACGTAGATTAATACTCATTACCGGTTTTTTTTAAAGGAGGCAGACCTccagcctctgcatctggacgatgcatgcaaccattttattaattattaacacaagaccttacaaagtcatacaacaataagactaaagccaccatctaagcaacatctgtcgctactcctatccagttgatgaaggggcgctgatagtctgggcctaataccaaacagaccttgCAGCCAAACTTAACATCTAAGACCCGAGATCCCAACCAGGatgcctgccgggtatgggcacccaccagtccggcatgctcctcaaccaggacgcctgtcgggtatgaggccgccgtagccacttgccaccaatccatcttcagagctgtaaTGCTGCATCTACCTTGTCCGGTCTAGCTGCCGCCGatgccaccacgacgccagacagcgtcaccctcctgcgcgagtccatctccacGCATCTGGCGCCGAGTCTCCActgcgccacgccgccgagatCCGCCGTCATCAATGGGCAAGATAAGTCACCGCTCCTCCTCTTGTCCCCTCCAACTAGcacttgctccaaaacgatgcccccagGAGGGAGAACGACGCTGAAGCCGCCGTCATCGTCCGATCCGGCAGACCCAGATCTATGGTTTCCCCCAGAACTTCCTGATCAGGTGGACGTGACCTGCAACGACGATGCCTCAAGAAGGGAACGGCGTCCGAGACGCCGCCATCGTCCGCTAAGACCGCAGTCGGGCACGATTTCCACCGGAAGCCACGTCGTCCCGATCTCGCGGCTGGCTAGAACCGAGCGGAACCTCGCCATGAAGATGTATGGTGCCATCCGGAAGCCAGTTGAGGACCTTCGGCCGCCCCACCCGGCCCCATCATGCGCCGCTGGCCGGCCATAGCCGAACCACGACGGATCTGGCCGGGACGCCAGATCCACGGCCACCGCAGCTGCCCATCGCATAGCGGAGAATCCACCGAAGGACCTCGCCAGACTTGGGTTCGCCGGCCGCCGCCACACAGCCAGGACGCCGCCATGGCTGCCGCGCGAAGACCCCGCACGAGGCGCCCCAGCCGCTTGATGGGAGATCCGTCGCTTCCCTCCTGCCCTAGCCCTTTAGGCGTCGGCGCCACCACCACCGCGGCCAGtgccggcggcagcggcgggagCGATCTGCCTCGCGGGAAGGCTGGCGGCCCGAGGAATTAGGTCCCGCTGGCGTCGCCCTGGGTGGCGGCGCGAGGGGGTCGCGAGAGGCATACTCATTACCTGTAGTATAAGTAATCTACCTTTATATATGATCTATTTATTTGAATATCCCAATGGCCCTACTAAGACAATGCACTTTTATATTAAAAGGATGCTTTGGCAGTATGAGGGAGATGTTAAAAAAATATCATCTAGTAAACTCGGAGGACGTttatgttgggaaacgtagtagaaaacaaagAAATTCGTCCTACGATCATGGTCCAGAACACCATAAAGATGCATATAGAAGTTTAGATCGAATCGCTACTAACTTCAagttgcagcggaagaagagttggtgtAGATCATTCTTGAAGTCCCCCAAACCGTCCACGACGATCCCTTGAACAAAAGAccgaaagcacgacctctctacAGATTGCAAGCTTACAGGCTTCATGATCCGACAGCGCTTCTCTGTCGAGAACTAATCGTCGCCGGAGaattagaggaaggagaagagaAACTAACGGGGCTTCTCTATTATGAGGATTAGAGTTAACTAGATCCAGTTCAATTCTAGATCAAGTCTAGACAAAAAAACTAGAACAAGAGAGAGGAGGCGCCCGAGATCAAGGGAGAACTTGTGTATCTCAAAGGTGGCGCCCCCTCACATATATATAGGTCGGGGGAGGGTCTAGGCTGAGTTGGAGGAGGGAAACCCCCCTTGGGTCATGGCCAAGGTTGAGGAGTCCACCTCCAACTTGCCTGCGCCCCCTTAGCTTGTCCAATAAGCTAAAAAGGGGGTGTCATCCCTACATTGGCTAATAGGCCAATTGATATTTTCTTTTGCCCATTGACTTTATATAAATTCTAGGGACTTGTAGATCATTATTTGGGCCCTCTATTATTTATATTAGGTCCCCAGAAAAAATTTCTACCTATATATCATTTTTCAGTATTCCCGGAAACTCTTCCGGTAACCCCGAAATGCTTCCAGTTTTTCTCGAAACTATTTCTTATGTTCCCGAAACTATTTCGAGAATATTTTCTCATAACTCTCATTCCACTAACACTCAACCGATCGTGATtcccttaagcttgtgaccctgtAGGTTCGGTAAAACATAGACATGAAAAAAAACACCTTCCTTTTAACGACCAATAGTGGAACCGTGGACATGCATATTGATCCCTATGAGTAAAAAAATGATATTGAGTGAATCTTTGCTTACCATGTGATATTCCCTTTGCTTCACGGTACTTCACAAAACTGGAAGTGATATATCGGTATCTTCTTGAGTCATTCTATTGCTCACTATATCGGTCTCCTCATTACCGGTTTTGCTCTTCCTTCTCATTGACTTCTTCTAGAATCCCTATGACCTAGTAACCTACGTCTGGCCAGACGAAGATGGCTGCCATCACACCGAGAGAGTCCTAAggatatctctccatcgttggagaagcaaatcccactcttgagCTATCTAGCCCCTTGTCAAACTTTCTGATGAACCTGTAAATTGTCGTTATGATTACCGTGTTATagatgacgtttgagcaaccccaaagtccaTTATAGTAAAGTTGTTTCGGGACTATagttacacttaacgatatcccAAGAACTGGAAAATGTGAACACttacaacacttgagctagttcTAGAGGCAAGACTACGAATTATGTTTTCTTGTTTATCAGTCCACATGTGCATATGATTTTTCACTGAAtcacatattccaggatcatagaaGTTATAGCATtgaatataaactcttaattataaaCATGGAAATAAATGATCCaatattattgtctctagtgcatatttccaacagactcTCAATTGaagtagagtcaataatctgcACATTTTTCTTTTACAGCAATGGCAATCCCGTGTTAGTTGATGCTTTGATTGTGGTATAGCCTTCATCTTCTCAAATCTGACAAGTTCAAATCCGAGTATATCTTTGCATTCCGACGCATCTTAAATGCTTCCAAAAACATCATAATTAGCGTTGAACTAGGTTTGTATGTCTTGAATCACTAGTAGGATCTTTGATTCCCTAGACTAAGCAATAGAAGGTTCATAAATGAACTATTTGATCCCTCACCCTTCATTGTTGCTTCTAAAGCGACAACATACTAAGCTTCCATCATATAATTCCCCATGGTAACCTTCTTGGACCAATCCCAACTTACCGTGCCACCATTTTAATGTATTACACATATCCTTTGAGATAAAAAATCACTTGGAGCACTGATGAATATTTCATCTATGTAACTACTTACAACGAGTCCTGTGTTGACGTAACTCCTTCCATCAATCTCTTCATTTTCTCCGTATGCAACAAACAAGTCATCTTTCTTACTCTAGTACTTCATGACATTTTCATTGCTGTCCTGTGATCAATGCATGCCTTGATCACTTCGGTAACTTACTCACAACTTATTTGGAGTACTGGACATAGGTTcgtttacataccatggaatacatgattaattgAAAACACAATTGTGAGTGAAATCTTAATCATGTACTTTGGACACCAGAATTCCGAATACTGGTTTTGCTTAAAACTCTTTCCACGTGACCTCGGCAAGGAATTCTTCTTGACGTTCTCATACTAAACCATTTTAGTATCTTGTCAATTGTATTTTGGCTCAGCGCGATTATCCACTACTATCTCCATAGATTATGCCTAATACCAGGGATATATTGCCTAagtattttattgaaaaactagtttcaataaagtcctaatttgtgtcaagaaatttatataatctccaatcaacaatatgtcatgcACACACAATGTTTAGAAATATTAtcatgctcccacttacttttTTGTAAATACAAGTATCTTCACTTTCCTTGATGAAATCAAATTATTTGACCATTTCATGTGAACGAAGATTCTAACTCCACTATGCTTGCTTCAGTCCATTATAGGATCTcttgaagtttgcatacctactagcatcctttggattgacaAAATTACCTTTGGATCGATcaaggtggggggggggggggggacccaTAGGTTCACCAGGGGCCTCTTAGTAAAATTTGGTTGCCTCCTTGTCGCCCCTCATTTACCCTAGCAGGGGGAAGAGAAAATATTTTGGCCAGTGACGGAGCTACAATACCAAATTTAGCGGGCCGATACAAAGGAAGCCCACTATTTTTCTCAAACTGGCCTAGTCTAATCTCAAGTCCCTCACTGTCTTTGCTCTGGGCTGGGCAGGCCATGGCCCATCCAGCCTCGCCGTAGCTCCGCGAGTGATTCTGTCCAGTCCATGGTGAAAGCTTTTTCCTTTGTGTGGAAAATAATGCTTTCAAATGTTACAAACACCTTTCGTGGTGGAATACTTGTATTGTCTCAAAAGACAAATATTTTTCAATTTGTGGCAAAATGGATGAATGTCACGAACATCTTTCATGAGCATGAATGAGTCAACCATTTCCAAATATGAACGTCCGTATCTTGATGAAATTAGGTAATCATTTCAGCCTGTGTGCAAGACTTGCTTTGCTGAATCAAGATTGGAAACTCGATTCTGTTTAAGTGATTGGCCCTGAATTTGTCATAAAAGAAACAAAGAGAACAGAAGCCAGAAATCAAGAACGATCGTGATATTACTCTGCAACAGTGCTACTTACCTTGTCAGACACAACAAAACAGTTAAAATCCTCACTACCTCACCTCACGGGCCTGCCACTGCGCACTCACTCGCTGAATATGGGTACGTAATATATGTACGTAGTACTGGATCAGCACTAGCTGCCTCAAGCAGATAACTGCCACAGAGAAAATCGATTATACATCATAATGCTTGAGTGAGTATCAGGtgctcccatgatacgggctccTGGGCCGTTGGATCACATATTGATCGACATCGGAGGAGCTGCTTGATCTGCTTGACCTATGCATAATTTTCAGACTCCTAGGATAATTTATTGCGAAACGTTTCAGAGCTCCTGAGAGCTGTAGGATCCCAGATCCAACGGCTCCCAAGAGCCCATATCACCATGGCACCTGAGCCATCGGAGCACGAGACATTTTTTTCCCTATAATGTTTTGTTTGGTTCTACGGAGTGTACACGTACCTTCTCTTCCCTCAAACCGATTCTTTACCATATTTATCAACCAACCTATCATTTGTTGGCTACCTAGCTAATTGACCTGAGCCTGTGTTTGGAATCAAGTTGGGACAACCCGCACGAGTGGCTGGTCGGCAAGATTCTCTCTGGTAGCTAGCACTACCAGTAGCGATAGATAAACAAATCAGGCCCcaccaatatatatatatatatatataactttgATTGTCAACTCTTGTCATCCATGCGAACTGAATTATCATCCCATCATCGTATCTGATGGATCGATGGCATAACATTGCACAAGTGGCAACGCACGCAGCAAAATCAACAATGGCTGCGCCTGCACACTGATATCACGGAGCACGAGGGACTCGGGAAGCATCTCCACACCCACCGAGAAGTTGCCGGTTGCAACCCTCGTCTTCGCCTCGCGGATCATGCCTTTTCATAACAGTGAAGTCGATCTAAGAACTCACCCGTACGTGCGCACGCACACGCTCGCTGTCTCCTCTTCTCCTCGCACCGCAAATAATTGCTCGGATAATCATCAGTCGCTATCGTAGGAGATCCGCGCAAGCTCGCCAGGGGACAAGCCAGAACACACCGTCACAACTTTGCAACTAATCTACGTTACGTAACTACTGTATATAGATAGTACTCTCTCCATAAACTAATATTAGACGCTTTAGATCACTACTTAGTGATTAAAACGTCTAATATTAGTTTAGAGAGGCAGTAATATATTGCTACGAGGCTACCTAACCTCCCACAGTTGTATTAACGTTTGCCTGACAAGACGTAGGAATGCCGATCTGGCAATTTATATAAGTAGCCTCGTGATCTGGACACGCGGAGGCCACCACACCTCGCGGATCATATCGCCTTCTAAGGTGCTGCCAGATGGATCATGCCCTTGGCGATTCATGTTGCCAAGGAACACACGTCAATGTCTACCTTGTGTCTATCTCTCTAAACGCAGGCGGCCAGCTAGTGCCATCAGTTCTCAAATTTCTCTTGCTTCTGGCTGGCTGAGATTGGACGTAGACACAGACTTGGATGCTTGCATATTTTATGGACTTATTTCAGACCCTTCTGAGCTATTCTTTCAGTGATGTGGTTTCTCAACTACAAGATGTCTCTGACGACTTCATCAAACCTAATATCTGTCAGCTCAATCCCTCAGAAATGCTTTTAGATTCTGTCGTAGGGTTGCATGCATGTATTTATAGGGATGAGTCTGCATGTGTTGTGAGGATATGAGTATGTGCCGTGTTTCTAAAAAAACCACTTTACAGTGATATTTTGTTTGACAAGTATACTATAGAATATCCATTTCTGACAAATATTTCTTTAGTACATAATCAAATGGATTTGCAAACCCAATCACCTCGTATTAATGACCCCACTTACGTGAACTTGGGTTAAATATTATTCTTCAAAAATAAAACTATTGCAGAGCCACCCCTACCATATTATTAACAAAACCATGAAAAATATTTTAGAAAAATATTCTTTGCATATCAGTCTTCTCTTATAGCAGAATTTTTCTTAACAGGTGCAATATATTTATCTCATTTCATTTAATAAAAAGTTTAACTATGAAATAAACACCAAGGGTGGCACCAGATTATATATTGTCGCAAAATAATATGCTACTAAATTAAGGACCTAGACCATGTTAAACCCTAAAGCTTTCAGTTTTATACCAGGTATAATGATTGGTTGTATTATACAATTATTATTGAAAATAACATATCATTTTTTAGTACAAATCTCTCAAGGCACATGCATAATCATTGATGTGCCTATTTTCATTAAGATTTTTTTCCAACAAGTCTGAGGAGCACGATACGGCGGGGAAGCTGTCGTCTCACGTGCAAACTTGGATGGTGAGAAAACTCTATCCTCGCTGAGCCCAAGGAACAAAAGGAATATATGGACTTCAGCTCCATAGTGGCGACTCGTAGGTCATCACAACAATGTGGTTGCAGCCAAGGCAGACGATTGTCCATATTTACATGCTATACATCTTAATGTTCGCCGGGTTTCCCCATCCCTTGTTCATCAATTATCACGGGGGAAACGAGGCCACCTCCCTCTGGCCTCTCACTATTGTACAATGGGGAAAGGGAAGAGAGTTGGCGGTGTCCTTGATTAAAATATTTTTGATTGTGGAAAACTCGTAGTGTCTTGAAAGATATAGTTCTTTCGATAAAGGTCTTGAAAGATAGCCATCCTCAATTCAGCGCAAAATGATGAGTATTGTAAAAAGCTACATGTACCCAAAAATATAATAAAAGggaaaacaaacaaaaaattgAATTTCATTACAATGAGCGAGTCAACCATGTACAAATAAAGAAGTTTGAATCTGGATAATTTGGCAACTATTGTTTATAGCCCGTGCTTAGGCTTCATGTTTTGCATCTCAATCGGAAATCTGATTTTCGCCCCcacaccccctccccctcaaccaatTAAATAGATGCTTTCCACCAAATTTCTCATTCTTGAAGCTGGAGCTAGATGAAAGTCAAACATTCTCTTTCATAGAGCTACAACTTTTGGATGAAACTGCTCCAAAGTGAATTTAGCGGAGCAAAACTGATTTTGGTGAAGCGGAGCAGTCCCAAACATGCCCTAACtctccttctctttgattttacATAAACAAAAGAGCTCACTTATTTCAAAATTAATTTTTAGACCCGACAGTTCTTCAAGTATTGGATACTTGTATCGTCTATAAAGAGATGTCTTCCTCAATTTCGTGAAAAAAAGGATAAATATACGTTCTCCGTCGAGAATTACTTGTCGTCGGAGAAATGGATGCATCTAAatatattttagttctagatagaTCATTTTTATCGATTCTCATGACAAGTAACTCCAGTTTGAGGAAGTAGAAAAATAGCTTCCATATAAAAGAGTTCGAATCTTGATTGAATTTGGTGGGTATAATTTCCAGCGTGTTGGTTGTAGCCTTTGCTCTACTGAATCTCGTTCATGAAACCTGATTTTACTGAGGCGATTGATCTGCAATCACAAAAAATTAAGGAATTAAAACAGAGGCCAGAAACCAAGAAGGATCCTGGCATTACGGTGCAACAGTGCAACTTGTCTGACACAACGGTACAGCTGAAAACCTCATTCACACGTGCACGGCGCGTGTCACTGTCAGACAACCAACCATGTCCAGCTCAACTGATACTCCACAGAGCTCAGCTCAGCTCAGCTCAGCTGGGATGACCGTGTTTATAAGCCAGCAGCGCCGCACAGACAGACAACACACTGGTCTCGCACGCACGCAAGCAGCTGCCCACACCAGCCATCGTCAAAGCGCTAGCTCCACCGGAAGCCATGGCGCGCGCCTTCGCGCGCTCCATCTCCTTCCCGCTTAGCCCGTCGAGGTCCTCGTCCTCGTCCAAGCCGCGCGCGCCGTCGTCGTCGTACCACGCGCGGTCCGTGAGCTTGCCGTGTCGGTCGCACCCGATCCTGGCGCACCTCCACACCCACATCCGCGCCGTGCGCGCCTGGGCGCAGCAGGGCCTGTCGGCGTTGGTTGCCTCCGTGGCCGTGGGACTCGCGCACGTCGACGCGCTCCAGGCCGCGCTCGGCGACCTCCTCGACCTGCCCGAGGCCCAGGCGGCGCTCTCGGGCGCCGGCGGCAGCGTCGACCGCCTCCTGGACTCTTTCCTCCGCCTCGCCGACGCGCACGGCTGCTTCCAGGAGGCCATGGTCGCGCTCAAGCAAGACGTCGCCGAGGCGCTAGCCGCCGTGCGCCGCCGCGACGGGGCGCGCCTGGCCTCCGCGGTCAGGTCGCAGCGCAGGGCCGGCAAGGAGCTCGCGCGCCTCGCCGCTGCGGCCAGGGAGTGCGCCGTCCGGCCATCGCGCCTCAGCATCCTCAGCGGTGGCCAAGGCAGCGCGGCGGAGGTGGAGGTGACGGGGCTGCTGATGGAGTCGGCCGCAGCGACGGCGTCGGCGTCCGCCGCGCTGTTCGGCACCGTGGCGGCCTTGTCGGCATCCGTGGCGTCGGAGACGTGCTCTTGCAATGGCACGGCGTCGCTGGTGTGCCTGGTGAcaaagaacaagaagaagaaggcggcGCCGGGTTTCGGGGAGGACGAGACGGCGGTTGCCGCCGTGGCGGAgaggctggaggagctggaggagTGCATCGAGGAGCTAGAGACCGGCAGCGAGAAGGTGTTCCGGAGCCTCGTGCAGACCAGGGTCGCGCTCCTCAACATACACACGCTGCACATCTTCTAGCTTTACTACTACCATCCATGAACCATGATCAATATAGAAGAAGGAATCCAGTGAAAATGTAAATATGTAGATGGCCAATAGAAGAAGGAGATTGTAACTCAATGTTAGTAGTACTAATCTTGGTTCTGCGCATCAATTAATGTTCAGAGTTCAGTGCATACCGGGAATTAAGCATGATGTGTGATCACTGATCAGTGGTAAATCTTTTCATTGAAAGAAAATGAGCAACTGAATACAAGGTTGATGTAAGGCGTCTTGTTCGGAGTGGATGTCCGGGCGACTGATGCCCATATCGATCGTTGGATTTTTGTAATTATCTTTGCTCCCTTCTATAAAAATATGGTATGCGATTGGCGTACTCTCGAAAAAAAATACACTGCACTCAACGTATGATCGTTCAGCCGTAGACAATGGGCCGTGAATTCGGAAAATTTAACTGTAAAGGCCCATCTGCGATTTACTGCCCAATCCCATATACGGAGAGGTCCATACAGGGTAGTTGCACCATATCAGTATTTTTTCTACGAAAAGTGTTCAAAaagtgtcttttttttgcgggATGTGTGTGTCTTGCTTATGCTAATTCATCTTGCCTAATTCTGCAGAGGGAAAAATCCAAGAGACTTACCATCATGCAAATTCCATCATGGACGCTGAATCGATAGTCCCAATTCCATCAT
This sequence is a window from Aegilops tauschii subsp. strangulata cultivar AL8/78 chromosome 7, Aet v6.0, whole genome shotgun sequence. Protein-coding genes within it:
- the LOC109759654 gene encoding uncharacterized protein, which encodes MARAFARSISFPLSPSRSSSSSKPRAPSSSYHARSVSLPCRSHPILAHLHTHIRAVRAWAQQGLSALVASVAVGLAHVDALQAALGDLLDLPEAQAALSGAGGSVDRLLDSFLRLADAHGCFQEAMVALKQDVAEALAAVRRRDGARLASAVRSQRRAGKELARLAAAARECAVRPSRLSILSGGQGSAAEVEVTGLLMESAAATASASAALFGTVAALSASVASETCSCNGTASLVCLVTKNKKKKAAPGFGEDETAVAAVAERLEELEECIEELETGSEKVFRSLVQTRVALLNIHTLHIF